Below is a window of Ralstonia nicotianae DNA.
TTGGCTTCGCGCAGGGCCTTGTGCTGCCATTGCGCGATGCGCTCGGCGAAGGCGCGCACGCCGTCGGCATCGCGCCAGTCGAGGCCGGGCGGCCAGGCGCCGACCAGCGTCTGGTAGAGCATCCATTGCGCATCGGGCGGGGGGGCCTGGCCCTGCGGCAGCGGCCGCAACCAGCGCGCGTGCGCGGCGCGCCATGGCAGCGCGGCGGCCAGCCAGTGCGCGGGCCGCTCCGACAGCACGGCCAGCCGGGCGCGCACGTCTTCGCCGCGCTTGTGATCGTGCGTGGCGGTGGCCAGCATCGCGTGCGGCCACAGGCGCGCGCGCGCCGCCATCGCCTGGTGGAAGGCGGCGGCATCGAGCGTGAATGCACCGGGGTCGGCGCCGACTTCGTTGCGCGACAGCAGCCGTCCGTAGCGGTAGCACGCGGTGTCTTCCACCGCCTTGGCCGCCACCGGCGACGACAGCTGCTGGCCGCGCCGCAGCGCAAGCTGGCGCAGCCGGTCGTGCCCGGCCGGCTCGCCGCCGAGCCAGGCGTCGAGCCGCGCCAGCAGCGGCTGGTCGACGCGCCGCAGGTGCGGCATCGCGTCGTGGATGGCGCGCCGCACGATGGCGGTGTCCTGCGCATCGCGGCCGTGCGCGTCGGCATAGGTGCGGTAGACGCTCAGGTGCACGACCAGTTCGGCGAGCGCGCGGCGGATGGCGTGCCAGGTCACGTCGTGCGCGTCGCGCTGCTGCTGCGCCACCGCATGCAGGGCCCAGGTCGCGGCGTCCAGTTCGGCGGCGAAGTGTTCGTGCAGGATGCGGCGCCGCGCCGCCAGGGCCGTGACACGGAAGTGCGCTTCGGCGGCCGGCCTGCCGGTCCAGTCGAGCCAGGCTTGCGTCAGCGTGGCCTCGCCGGCGGCATCGTGCAACAGCGCACCGGCCTGGTTCATGAAGTCGTAGCCGCTGGTGCCGTCGATATCCCAGCCGGTGCGCATGGGTTCGTCGGCGGCGAGGATTTTTTCCACCACGATCCAGGGCCGGCCGAGCCGGCGGTCGGCGGGGCGGTGGGCGTCTTCGGCGGCGAGCCGCTGGCGCAGCGCGCGGCAATAGCCGGCGGGGTCGGCCAGGCCATCGACGTGGTCGATCCGCACGCCGTCGATCCAGCCCTGCCGGTAGAGCCGGAAGATCAGCGCGTGCGTTGCCTCGAAGACGTCCGCCCGCTCGACGCTCAGCCCGGCCAGCGAACCGATGTCGAAGAAGCGGCGCCAGTTGATCTCGTCGTTGGCGCAGCGCCAGTGGGCGAGCCGCCAGGATTGGCGCGCCATCAGGGCATGCAGCTGTTCCGGGGCGGCGTTGAGGGCGGCCACGGCGCGGTCGATGCGCGCGCGTCCGGCGTCGGTCGCGGCGAAGTCGCGCAGGGCGGTGCGCGCGGCGTCGGCGTGCTCGCGGCGCGCGTGGAGGGCACGCGTCGATTGCAGCGCCGCGAAGCGCTCGGCCACGGCATCGAGCGCGGCATCCGTATCGCGTTCGCCCGACGGACCCGCGCCGCGCAGGACGCAGGCGTAGTCCGCCAGCGCGATCGGGAAGCGATGGTCGTGGTAGGCGATCGCCAGGCGCGCGGCCCCGGGATCGTAGTGCAGCGTCAGGCGGCCGCCTTGCAGCGCTGTGTCGTACGGCTCGCCCAGGAACGGCGCGAGCACCTTGCCGTGCAGCGCCGGCTGCGGCGGCTGCCACTGGATGTCGAAGGCGTGCGCCCAGGCGCTGGCCGGGCCGTTTTCGAGCACGTCCAGCCACCAGGCGTTGTGCGCGCCGCCCACGGCCATGTGGTTGGGCACGATATCGACGATGAGCCCCATGCCGCGCGCGTGCAGCGCCGCCACCAGCCGGCCCAGCGCATCTTCGCCGCCGAGCTCGGGGTTGACGCGCGTCGGGTCGACCACGTCGTAGCCGTGCATCGAGCCGGGCTGCGCCGTGGTGATGGGCGAGACGTACAGGTGCGAGATGCCGAGCGCGGCGATGTCGTCGAGCAGCGCGCGGGCATGGTCGAAGGTGAAGGCGCGGTGCAGTTGCAGGCGCAGCGTGGCGCGCGGCACCGCCGCGGGCGAGGCGGGCGGCGTCATGGCGGGGAATCCGGGTCGGCGTTCGCGCGCGAGCGCGCCAGGGCCGCCAGCCGCGCCCGGATGGCGGGGGCCGCCAGCAGCCCGGCCGCGGGCGCGGACAGGCGGCGGCGCCAGTTGGGATGCGTCTCGATGGTGCTGGGCAGGTTGGGCTGCTCCAGCAGGCCGAGCAGGTCTTCCATCGGGGCGATCGCCAACGGCACCGGCGCGGCCGCCGCGTAGGCGAGGGCGGCGGTGGCGAAATCGCCCGCGGTGGCGGCCAGCAGGGTGTCCACTTGCGCGGGGGGAGCGGTGCGTGCCTGCGCGAGCGCGGTCTGCAGGGCGGCGATGCGCTGTGCCGCGTCGTCGCCGGCCGTGGGCACGGTGGTGCGATGGTGTTGCGCGAAGGCGCCGACCAGGGCGCGCCGGTCCGCCATGCGGCGCGTGCGCGCTTCGGTTTCGTTCATGCCGATCGGCAGCAGCCCGAGCCGGGCTTGCCAGTGCAGGTCGTGGCCCGTCCACCAGCCTGCCACGGTGGGCAGGTCGTGCGTGCTGGTCATGGCCACCGAGGCGGGCGACCACGCTTGCGGCGGGCGGAACGGCGCCTCGGGCCGCGCATCGTCGCGCTCGAACCACAGGATGCGCATGCCGAGCAGGCCCGCGTCGGCCAGCTGTTCGCGCAGGCCCGCCGGTACGGTGCCGAGATCTTCGCCGATGACGATGCAGCGGTTGCGCCACGACTCCAGTGCGATCAGCCGCAGCAGGTCGCGCAGCGGATACCGCAGGTATACGCCGTCCAGCGCCCGCGCGCCGTCGGGAATCACCCACAGCCGCATCAGCCCCAGCACATGGTCGATGCGCACGCCGCCGGGCACGGCCATCACGGCCCGCAGCATCTCGAGGAAAGCGGCGAAGCCCTGCGTGCGCATCGCGCGCGGGCTGAAGGTGGTGAGCCCCCAGCTTTGTCCCTGCGCGTTGAACACGTCCGGCGGCGCGCCCACCGTCAGGCCGATCAGCAGGTCCTGCTGCCGGCTCCACGCATGGCTGCCGGCGCCGTCGGTGCCGACCGCGAGGTCGGCGATCAGGCCGATGGCCATGCCGGCGTCTTCGGCGGCGCGCTGCGCGGCGGCCAGCTGGCGCGCCGCCGCCCATTGCAGGAAGCGGTGGAAATCCACGGCGTCGGGGTGGTCGCGGGCGAAGGCGCGCACCGCCAGGTACGACGGCGACCGGTAGGGCGCGGGCCAGTGCTGCCAGTGGTGCAGCGGCGGATGTGCCTGGCGCAGGTGGGCGTCGAGCGCCTCGAAGTGCGCGTGGTCGAGCAGGCTGCTGCCCTGGCCGGCGTAGTGGGCGAGCATGTCTTCGTGCCGGCGGCGCGCGGCGCTGTCTCCGGCGGCGGCCTGCATCCGCAGGCGGCGATGCAGCGCGCGCAGCACCGTCAGCCGCGCGGCGGCGCTGGCGGGCCAGTCGATCAGGGCATTCGCCTCCAGCCGGGCGCAGTCGTCCGCCAGGCCGGCGTCGCTCACCGCCTGCCGCGCGGCCTCGGCGCCGAGCAGCGCGGCCGGGTCGATCATCCATGCGTTGAGGAACAGCCGGCTCGATGGCGAGTAAGGGGCGTAGCGATGCGTGTCCGCACTGAACATGGCGTGCACGGGGCTCAGTGCCAGCGCGTCGGCGCCGTGCCGCGCCAGGCTGCGCGCCAGCAGGCCGGCCGCGGTGTAGTCGCCCAGCCCCGCCGAGAGCGCGGCCCGCTCGCCGTCGTGGCGCAGGCCGTAGAGCTGCGCGGAGCCGCCCCACAGCCGCGCATCGGGCGGGCGCCCGCGCGCCTGCAGCGCATCGGACACCGCGTAGCAGCGCGCCGGCGCGATGGCCAGCGTGGTCTCGATGGCGGTGCGGCTGCCGGTGTCGATGCGCAGCCGGTGGTAGCCCGGCGCTGGCACCGGCGCCAGCCGCAGCGTGGCCCGGTCGTGCCCGATGCTCGCGTGCACCGTGCCTTCGGTGCCGCCGCCGTGCTCGAAGCCGATCCGGTAGGGTCGTCCGCCGAGCGTGGCCGCCCACGGTGGCGCGGTTTCCAGCAGGACGGCGTGTCCGGCCACCCCGGTGACCAGCGGCGGCACCGCGTGCTCGGCCGCTTCGACCAGCAGCCTGCCCCGGCTGTCGGCCTCGTCGGCGGCGCTGTCGGCGGGCAGGCCCAGGCAGCGCAGCACGGCGCGCAGCACGTCGTCGCTCACGCGCATCGGGCGGCCGGCGGCGTCTTCCCAGTCGACCAGCAGGCCGGCGTCCAGCGCCAGCCGGTGCAGCGCGCTGGCGGCATGCGGGGACGAGGGGGGCGCGGGGCGTTGGCTCATCGCTGCAAGTCAGGGGGCGATGCCGCGTGCAGCAGGGCGATGCACGCGCGGGGCGGCACGCGGTGCGCGGCGAGTGCCGCGGCGACGCCATCGCGCGATTCATGGAGCAGGTCGGCCGGGTTGCCGGCCAGCGCGGTCGGCACCGCCACCGGCTGCGTGCCCAGGTTGATGGCCAGCGTCAGCACGCTGCCGTCGCCCAGCCGCCAGCGCGCCAGCGCCCCCGTGGCGCCGAGCGGCACGGCATCGAGTGCGCGCGCACCGGGCAGGCGCGGCACGATGCGGGCATGCCGCAGCGCCAGCAGGCCCTGCGTGCGGTTCAGCCAGTCCAGCTGCTCGGGCAGTGTGGGATCGGTGCTGCCGGGCTGGGAGTCGAGGAAGGTGCGCTCGTCGTTCGGGTCGGGAATGCGTTCACGCTGGTGCGGATCGGCAAAGGCGGCGAACCGCGCGAATTCGCGCCGCCGGCCTTCGCGCACGGCCTCGGCCAGCGCGCCGTGGTGGCTGGTGAAATACAGGAACGGCCGCAGGCAGCCCCATTCCTCGCCCATGAACAGCAGCGGAATCTGCGGACTCAGCAACAGCAGCGCCTGCGCGGCGCGCAGGGCGTCGGGGTGCGCCAGGCGCGTGAGCCGCTC
It encodes the following:
- the treY gene encoding malto-oligosyltrehalose synthase, which gives rise to MTPPASPAAVPRATLRLQLHRAFTFDHARALLDDIAALGISHLYVSPITTAQPGSMHGYDVVDPTRVNPELGGEDALGRLVAALHARGMGLIVDIVPNHMAVGGAHNAWWLDVLENGPASAWAHAFDIQWQPPQPALHGKVLAPFLGEPYDTALQGGRLTLHYDPGAARLAIAYHDHRFPIALADYACVLRGAGPSGERDTDAALDAVAERFAALQSTRALHARREHADAARTALRDFAATDAGRARIDRAVAALNAAPEQLHALMARQSWRLAHWRCANDEINWRRFFDIGSLAGLSVERADVFEATHALIFRLYRQGWIDGVRIDHVDGLADPAGYCRALRQRLAAEDAHRPADRRLGRPWIVVEKILAADEPMRTGWDIDGTSGYDFMNQAGALLHDAAGEATLTQAWLDWTGRPAAEAHFRVTALAARRRILHEHFAAELDAATWALHAVAQQQRDAHDVTWHAIRRALAELVVHLSVYRTYADAHGRDAQDTAIVRRAIHDAMPHLRRVDQPLLARLDAWLGGEPAGHDRLRQLALRRGQQLSSPVAAKAVEDTACYRYGRLLSRNEVGADPGAFTLDAAAFHQAMAARARLWPHAMLATATHDHKRGEDVRARLAVLSERPAHWLAAALPWRAAHARWLRPLPQGQAPPPDAQWMLYQTLVGAWPPGLDWRDADGVRAFAERIAQWQHKALREAKLRTDWLAPDLDYEQACHDFVFTLLTGEAAPAFLPSLAAFVRTIAPAGAVNGLAQMLLRVTVPGVPDLYQGTDLWDTSLVDPDNRRPVDFAVRHRSLRALQTHPEHSLAPLLAHWTDGRIKQAVLARALGVRAAMPEVFAAGRYLPLVLSGSGGAHALAFAREHAGRWVVAIVPLHAAALLGHAAVPVFPAGAWRDTTVCLPAPLASIPLHSVFDGQTLCGARLALGQTLGALPVALLHG
- the malQ gene encoding 4-alpha-glucanotransferase, which encodes MSQRPAPPSSPHAASALHRLALDAGLLVDWEDAAGRPMRVSDDVLRAVLRCLGLPADSAADEADSRGRLLVEAAEHAVPPLVTGVAGHAVLLETAPPWAATLGGRPYRIGFEHGGGTEGTVHASIGHDRATLRLAPVPAPGYHRLRIDTGSRTAIETTLAIAPARCYAVSDALQARGRPPDARLWGGSAQLYGLRHDGERAALSAGLGDYTAAGLLARSLARHGADALALSPVHAMFSADTHRYAPYSPSSRLFLNAWMIDPAALLGAEAARQAVSDAGLADDCARLEANALIDWPASAAARLTVLRALHRRLRMQAAAGDSAARRRHEDMLAHYAGQGSSLLDHAHFEALDAHLRQAHPPLHHWQHWPAPYRSPSYLAVRAFARDHPDAVDFHRFLQWAAARQLAAAQRAAEDAGMAIGLIADLAVGTDGAGSHAWSRQQDLLIGLTVGAPPDVFNAQGQSWGLTTFSPRAMRTQGFAAFLEMLRAVMAVPGGVRIDHVLGLMRLWVIPDGARALDGVYLRYPLRDLLRLIALESWRNRCIVIGEDLGTVPAGLREQLADAGLLGMRILWFERDDARPEAPFRPPQAWSPASVAMTSTHDLPTVAGWWTGHDLHWQARLGLLPIGMNETEARTRRMADRRALVGAFAQHHRTTVPTAGDDAAQRIAALQTALAQARTAPPAQVDTLLAATAGDFATAALAYAAAAPVPLAIAPMEDLLGLLEQPNLPSTIETHPNWRRRLSAPAAGLLAAPAIRARLAALARSRANADPDSPP